In Candidatus Aenigmatarchaeota archaeon, one DNA window encodes the following:
- a CDS encoding PIG-L family deacetylase → MRALFFSPHPDDSAIGVGGIIAKLTKKGWQAGYVYTTDGRHGSDTLSPEETLKVRALEAKAERDIFGIKEHWSLEIEDGTLSKLNDFGQKEAVSRIEEIILKFRPDVVFIPSYSDRHSDHRSTHDLVMKALSKKGKDVLVVKYQVWFFPDFYEKRQDPCEKIMLVGIDDELEKKHEAIRVHKSQLERVEYDEASKHINAYFSRIFKACKDDGVCHAEIIGIFNRNEKNRKNEEKLIKDLGYTRDISKIFHGRAERKIES, encoded by the coding sequence ATGAGAGCCCTGTTTTTCAGCCCCCACCCGGATGATTCTGCAATAGGTGTCGGAGGGATAATTGCAAAGCTCACCAAAAAGGGATGGCAGGCAGGGTATGTTTACACAACCGACGGGCGGCATGGAAGCGACACGCTCAGCCCGGAAGAAACTCTGAAGGTGCGCGCCCTGGAAGCAAAAGCCGAAAGGGACATTTTCGGCATCAAAGAGCACTGGTCCCTTGAAATCGAGGACGGCACGCTTTCAAAATTAAACGATTTTGGGCAGAAAGAAGCGGTTTCAAGAATTGAGGAAATAATTCTGAAATTCCGGCCAGACGTTGTATTTATCCCTTCATACTCTGACAGGCATTCCGACCACCGTTCAACGCACGATCTTGTTATGAAAGCCCTTTCCAAGAAAGGTAAAGATGTTCTGGTTGTAAAATACCAGGTTTGGTTTTTCCCTGACTTTTACGAAAAAAGGCAAGACCCCTGCGAGAAAATAATGCTTGTCGGAATAGACGACGAGCTCGAAAAGAAACATGAAGCTATAAGAGTCCACAAATCCCAACTGGAGCGCGTGGAATATGATGAAGCGTCAAAGCACATAAACGCCTACTTTTCAAGGATTTTCAAGGCCTGCAAGGATGACGGAGTCTGCCATGCCGAAATCATAGGGATTTTCAACCGAAACGAAAAAAACCGCAAAAACGAGGAAAAGCTCATCAAAGACCTTGGCTACACAAGGGATATTTCAAAAATTTTCCACGGGAGGGCTGAGCGGAAAATAGAATCCTGA
- a CDS encoding HAD family hydrolase yields the protein MVDLSGKEGLEIVFDFDHTLFSTKKWVRALIRKFKDLGVPEEVFSRTFYACKDGPGYRSEAQIGLIKKELPEVDEDLLREVVTTHTRLAKECLYPDVLPFLKRAKGKVRMHILTLNGEDVWGRIRGCEIEGFFEKIMVVQNPNKLPVLEKMVNPLGRAVFVEDNPKALEDAKKALPGLTTIRIDRGEGGYSGKPSGEGIDVDIKSFDELEI from the coding sequence ATGGTAGACTTGTCCGGAAAGGAGGGATTGGAAATTGTTTTTGACTTTGACCATACTCTCTTTAGCACCAAAAAATGGGTCAGGGCTCTCATTCGGAAGTTTAAGGATCTGGGCGTCCCTGAAGAGGTTTTTTCGAGGACTTTTTACGCCTGCAAGGATGGGCCTGGCTACCGGTCTGAGGCCCAGATAGGTCTTATAAAAAAGGAATTGCCCGAGGTAGATGAAGATCTGCTGAGGGAAGTTGTGACAACCCATACCCGCTTGGCAAAGGAATGCCTCTATCCGGATGTTTTGCCTTTTTTAAAGAGGGCTAAGGGGAAGGTTCGAATGCATATTCTTACTTTGAATGGAGAGGATGTCTGGGGCAGGATAAGGGGCTGCGAAATAGAGGGATTTTTTGAGAAAATCATGGTGGTGCAAAATCCTAACAAGCTGCCCGTTCTTGAAAAAATGGTCAATCCGCTAGGGAGGGCAGTTTTTGTTGAGGATAATCCAAAAGCCCTTGAAGACGCAAAAAAAGCATTGCCTGGACTCACGACTATTAGGATCGACAGGGGAGAAGGCGGCTACAGCGGCAAGCCATCCGGCGAGGGTATAGACGTTGATATTAAGTCTTTTGATGAGCTGGAGATTTAA
- a CDS encoding NTP transferase domain-containing protein: MQAVVLAAGESSRYWPLNKRHKSLTTACGKTMLEWTVDSIKSAGIPEKDIVVIQGPGREIEFALSSKLPGLKYVVQLEPKGMGDAVMQAENHIRDAFVVLNPNHPDAAEVIDVLKAKKEETGAGMVLMGQETNTPELYGVFDLEKDKAKAIVEKPETGKAPSNIRVVGSYLLPKDFFGYYKRVPEHMYAFEDALSLHMKEKDTRVALTKKDMISVKYPWHRLKIREELLKKKKDSISKTAKIAKGVIIENSHIGENVKIFENSVIKNSYIGDNSIIGNFSLVRDTTLETGCLIGAHSEVAKSAFQEDVHMHSGYIGDTAIGAHSRIGAGVITANVRLDRGEIFSVVKGKKKGTGLTSFGCIIGENVKMGINTSTMPGVLIGNNCIIGPGVIVKENLPDGSKVR, translated from the coding sequence ATGCAGGCAGTAGTTTTGGCGGCAGGAGAAAGTTCCAGGTATTGGCCCCTCAACAAGAGGCATAAATCCCTTACCACGGCGTGTGGAAAGACAATGCTGGAGTGGACGGTCGATAGCATAAAAAGCGCAGGAATCCCTGAAAAAGACATCGTTGTCATACAGGGACCTGGGCGTGAAATTGAGTTTGCGCTCTCCTCAAAGCTTCCTGGCCTTAAGTATGTAGTGCAACTGGAGCCAAAGGGGATGGGAGACGCTGTCATGCAGGCGGAAAATCACATAAGGGACGCTTTTGTGGTTCTTAACCCGAACCACCCGGACGCTGCTGAAGTTATAGATGTCCTTAAGGCGAAAAAGGAGGAAACCGGCGCTGGAATGGTGCTTATGGGGCAGGAAACAAATACTCCTGAGCTCTATGGTGTTTTTGACCTTGAAAAGGACAAGGCAAAGGCGATAGTTGAAAAGCCGGAAACGGGAAAAGCCCCATCAAATATCCGGGTTGTCGGTTCGTATCTTCTTCCAAAGGATTTTTTTGGCTACTACAAGAGGGTTCCTGAGCACATGTACGCATTTGAGGATGCGCTATCCCTTCACATGAAGGAAAAGGACACCCGGGTAGCTCTCACGAAGAAAGATATGATTTCAGTCAAGTACCCGTGGCACCGGCTTAAGATAAGAGAAGAGCTTTTGAAAAAGAAAAAAGATTCTATTTCAAAAACCGCTAAAATCGCCAAAGGCGTCATAATTGAAAATTCCCATATCGGCGAGAATGTGAAAATATTCGAGAACTCAGTCATAAAAAATTCCTATATTGGAGACAACAGCATAATCGGAAACTTTTCCCTTGTAAGGGACACAACTCTTGAGACGGGCTGCCTTATCGGGGCCCATTCTGAAGTTGCAAAGTCGGCGTTTCAGGAGGATGTGCATATGCACTCCGGCTACATTGGCGACACCGCAATTGGCGCCCACTCGAGAATCGGGGCCGGAGTCATAACCGCGAATGTCCGGCTCGACAGGGGAGAGATTTTCTCGGTCGTCAAGGGAAAAAAGAAGGGAACAGGCCTTACCTCGTTTGGCTGCATAATCGGCGAGAACGTGAAGATGGGAATAAATACTTCCACAATGCCGGGAGTCCTTATTGGGAACAATTGCATAATCGGCCCTGGAGTAATCGTTAAGGAAAACCTTCCTGACGGAAGCAAGGTCCGCTAA